A stretch of the Massilia sp. W12 genome encodes the following:
- a CDS encoding sulfotransferase: MSELRQTFHFISGLPRSGSTLLAAILRQNPRFHAGMMSPVGNLYSTMLHQFAAGSEFGPVITQEQRRRLVRALFHAYYEDLQDKEIIFDTNRMWCSKMAFIKDQFPQAKVIACVRNVAWIMDSLERRWRADPYELTKLFVDDVERNTVYSRVDTLAQRNRLVGFAWASLKEAFYGEHAESLLVVDYDLLVNAPGKVLSLIYSFLQEPEFDHDFNHIEYDAPEFDVPLGVRGLHKVRPQVTAQSRATILPPDLFEQYSKLSFWKDISGSAANVVTAQVPQERNPS, encoded by the coding sequence ATGTCTGAGTTGCGCCAAACGTTTCACTTCATTTCGGGTTTGCCGCGCTCCGGCTCAACCCTGCTTGCTGCAATCTTGCGACAAAATCCACGCTTTCACGCAGGTATGATGAGTCCGGTCGGCAATCTGTATTCGACCATGCTGCACCAATTCGCCGCAGGCAGTGAATTCGGCCCTGTCATCACACAGGAACAGCGGCGGCGCCTGGTGCGCGCCTTGTTCCACGCTTACTACGAAGACCTTCAGGATAAAGAAATTATCTTTGACACCAACCGCATGTGGTGCTCCAAGATGGCTTTTATCAAAGATCAGTTTCCCCAGGCAAAAGTGATCGCCTGCGTGCGCAACGTGGCCTGGATCATGGACAGCCTTGAGCGCCGCTGGCGCGCCGATCCATATGAGCTGACCAAGCTGTTTGTTGACGATGTCGAGCGCAATACTGTGTACAGCCGGGTGGATACACTGGCGCAACGCAACCGCCTGGTCGGTTTTGCCTGGGCTTCATTGAAAGAGGCATTTTACGGTGAACATGCGGAGTCTTTGCTGGTGGTTGATTACGACCTGCTGGTAAACGCTCCTGGCAAAGTGCTTTCTCTGATTTATTCCTTTTTGCAAGAACCCGAATTCGATCATGACTTCAATCATATCGAATACGATGCGCCGGAATTCGATGTTCCGCTGGGCGTTCGCGGCTTGCATAAAGTCCGTCCCCAAGTAACAGCTCAATCCCGCGCCACAATTTTGCCGCCGGATTTGTTTGAACAATATTCAAAATTATCTTTTTGGAAAGATATCTCCGGGAGTGCGGCAAACGTCGTGACCGCACAAGTTCCGCAGGAAAGGAATCCGTCATGA